From a single Bacillus gobiensis genomic region:
- a CDS encoding carboxypeptidase M32 has protein sequence MAISEKETEFLSILKKITRYEEAVSLLFWDARTGAPKKGASDRAETIGELSAVIFEMQTSEKIKDLIESLSNESDHIHNDTRHAVEEAKKVYDLFSKIPAEEYQAFVVLQSQAETVWEEAKEKADFSLFAPYLEKLIDYKKRFLGYWGYSGNKYNTLLDQYEPGLTVEKLDEMFGKLKEAIVPLVKKVGQSSSQPDTSFASVFFPKEDQKKLSLFFLKELGYDFNAGRLDETVHPFQITINPGDARVTTKYNEYDFRSALFGTIHECGHAMYEQNIDEALSGTNLRQGTSMGIHESQSLFFENFIGRNQSFWNRYFTDVKSHAPEAFKTVDEDQFYRAVNESKPSLIRVEADELTYPLHIMVRYEIEKAIFNDEVTVDQLPDLWNSKYEAYLGISPSNDAEGILQDVHWSGGDFGYFPSYALGYMYAAQFKNKLAEDIPEFEQLIEKGEFQQIIQWLKENVHVHGKRKKPLEIIREVTNEELNVQYLIDYLTDKYETLYLKP, from the coding sequence ATGGCTATCAGCGAAAAAGAAACAGAATTCCTTTCGATATTAAAAAAAATTACTCGTTATGAAGAGGCAGTCAGCCTTTTGTTTTGGGATGCCAGAACAGGGGCACCGAAGAAAGGCGCTTCGGACCGGGCAGAAACTATCGGAGAATTATCGGCAGTCATCTTTGAAATGCAAACGTCAGAAAAAATAAAAGACCTGATTGAAAGCTTAAGCAACGAATCAGACCACATACATAATGATACGAGACACGCCGTCGAAGAAGCAAAAAAAGTGTATGATCTTTTCAGCAAAATTCCAGCAGAAGAATATCAAGCCTTCGTTGTACTTCAATCTCAAGCGGAAACCGTGTGGGAGGAAGCGAAAGAAAAAGCCGACTTTTCCCTATTTGCTCCGTATTTGGAAAAGCTGATTGATTATAAAAAACGCTTTCTTGGGTACTGGGGATACTCCGGTAATAAATATAATACGTTATTAGATCAATATGAACCGGGATTGACGGTTGAGAAACTGGACGAAATGTTTGGTAAATTAAAAGAAGCGATTGTTCCGCTAGTGAAAAAAGTAGGTCAATCATCAAGTCAGCCAGATACAAGCTTCGCGTCTGTTTTTTTTCCTAAGGAAGACCAAAAAAAGCTTAGCCTCTTTTTTCTAAAGGAATTGGGCTATGATTTTAACGCGGGTAGATTAGACGAAACCGTTCACCCTTTTCAAATTACGATTAATCCGGGTGATGCCCGAGTAACGACGAAATACAATGAATACGACTTTCGCTCCGCATTATTTGGAACGATTCATGAATGCGGTCATGCGATGTATGAGCAAAACATTGATGAAGCCTTAAGCGGGACGAATTTAAGACAAGGAACTTCAATGGGGATCCATGAATCCCAATCGCTCTTTTTTGAAAATTTTATTGGAAGAAACCAAAGCTTTTGGAATAGGTATTTTACGGACGTTAAAAGCCATGCCCCAGAGGCTTTTAAAACGGTGGATGAAGATCAGTTTTACCGCGCGGTGAATGAATCAAAACCTTCTTTAATTCGAGTCGAAGCCGACGAATTAACGTATCCGCTTCATATTATGGTTCGGTATGAGATCGAAAAAGCAATATTTAATGACGAAGTAACGGTAGATCAGCTGCCAGATCTATGGAATTCCAAATACGAGGCATACCTTGGAATCAGTCCGTCAAACGATGCTGAGGGGATTTTACAGGATGTTCATTGGTCCGGCGGAGATTTCGGTTATTTTCCTTCTTATGCGTTAGGATATATGTATGCAGCCCAGTTTAAAAACAAATTGGCTGAAGACATACCTGAATTTGAACAGCTTATTGAAAAAGGTGAGTTTCAGCAAATCATACAATGGCTGAAAGAAAACGTTCATGTCCACGGAAAGCGGAAGAAGCCTCTTGAGATCATCCGGGAGGTTACGAACGAAGAATTAAACGTTCAGTATTTAATTGACTATTTAACGGATAAATACGAAACTCTCTATTTGAAGCCGTAA
- a CDS encoding VOC family protein, with the protein MAIKYVHTNIIANDWEKLANFDIEVFNCKPLYPERNLSGGWIEKVTNIDKARIKGIHLRLPGYNVGPTLEIFQYDPENLRVNSSYVNQQGYGHIAFHVDDVEKVLTKLIEHGGEKYGELVNQQYESLGLLTVVYAKDPEGNIIEIQNWKS; encoded by the coding sequence ATGGCAATAAAATATGTTCACACAAATATTATCGCAAATGATTGGGAAAAGCTGGCTAATTTTGATATAGAGGTTTTTAACTGTAAACCTCTATATCCTGAAAGAAATCTTTCGGGTGGATGGATAGAAAAAGTGACGAATATTGATAAAGCTAGAATTAAAGGTATTCACCTCAGATTACCGGGATATAACGTGGGGCCAACTTTAGAGATTTTTCAATATGATCCAGAGAATCTTAGGGTTAATTCTTCATATGTAAATCAGCAGGGATATGGACATATTGCATTTCATGTGGATGATGTTGAAAAGGTTTTGACGAAGTTGATAGAACATGGCGGAGAAAAATACGGAGAGTTAGTGAACCAACAATATGAATCACTTGGTTTATTGACGGTTGTTTATGCAAAAGACCCTGAAGGTAACATTATTGAAATCCAAAACTGGAAGAGTTAA
- a CDS encoding ribonuclease HI family protein, translating into MFIEVYVDGASAGHPGFSGVGIYLKTPHGSESYSLPIGITNNNEAEFMAVIKGMELCISKEITSVSFRTDSELVERAVDQEFTKNKSYMPYLEKIISLKKHFDLFFIKWIPTKQNPHADALAKKAIRMNE; encoded by the coding sequence ATGTTTATTGAAGTATATGTGGATGGAGCAAGTGCTGGTCACCCGGGCTTTTCCGGAGTCGGCATATATTTAAAAACTCCTCATGGCAGCGAATCCTATTCCCTGCCGATTGGAATCACCAATAACAACGAAGCAGAATTTATGGCAGTGATCAAAGGAATGGAACTTTGTATTAGCAAAGAAATAACTTCTGTGTCTTTTCGAACCGATTCTGAGCTGGTGGAACGTGCTGTTGACCAGGAATTTACGAAAAACAAATCGTATATGCCTTATCTTGAGAAAATTATTTCTTTAAAAAAACACTTTGATCTCTTTTTCATCAAGTGGATTCCGACGAAACAAAACCCGCACGCAGACGCCCTGGCAAAGAAAGCCATCCGGATGAATGAATAG
- a CDS encoding 5'-3' exonuclease yields MKKNVLLVDGMALLFRSFFATAVHRNFMINDKGIPTNGVNGFLKHLLTALKTFEPSHVLCCWDMGSKTYRNDIYEHYKSNRNLPPEELIPQFDLAKEAAEKLGIKNIGLAGFEADDCIGTLSTLFSAEADVTILTGDRDLLQMLTDNVSVALLQKGIGNYKIYQAEEFRLETGIEPKALIDVKALMGDTSDNYPGVRGIGEKTAYKLIQTYKTIDALLANLHELTKGQQTKINECLSDLHLSRQLAEIKCDVPVACVLADAELRLLFDEALEMLSDHQIKGIEPFLFKLERYREIS; encoded by the coding sequence GTGAAAAAGAACGTATTACTTGTTGACGGAATGGCTTTGCTGTTTCGCTCGTTTTTTGCAACTGCCGTTCATCGGAATTTTATGATTAATGATAAAGGGATTCCTACGAACGGAGTGAATGGTTTTTTAAAGCATTTGCTAACTGCTTTGAAAACATTTGAACCAAGCCACGTGCTTTGCTGCTGGGATATGGGCAGCAAAACTTATCGAAATGACATATATGAACATTATAAATCAAATCGAAACCTGCCTCCTGAGGAATTGATTCCCCAATTTGATTTAGCCAAAGAAGCTGCTGAAAAGCTGGGAATAAAAAATATCGGACTAGCCGGTTTCGAAGCGGATGACTGTATCGGGACACTCTCTACTCTTTTTTCTGCAGAAGCAGATGTCACAATATTAACTGGTGACCGTGACCTTTTGCAGATGCTGACTGACAATGTATCAGTTGCGTTACTGCAAAAAGGAATCGGGAATTACAAAATTTATCAGGCGGAAGAATTTCGATTGGAGACAGGAATCGAGCCGAAAGCGCTGATTGATGTAAAAGCATTAATGGGGGATACGAGTGATAATTATCCCGGAGTAAGAGGAATAGGGGAGAAAACGGCATATAAGCTGATTCAAACGTATAAAACCATCGATGCTCTGCTTGCAAACCTCCACGAGCTGACAAAAGGCCAGCAAACAAAAATAAATGAATGCCTAAGTGATCTGCACTTGTCCAGACAGCTTGCAGAAATTAAGTGTGACGTACCTGTCGCATGTGTGCTCGCGGATGCTGAATTACGTTTATTATTCGATGAAGCTTTGGAAATGTTAAGTGACCATCAGATAAAAGGCATCGAGCCATTTCTATTTAAATTAGAACGTTATCGGGAGATCAGCTAA
- a CDS encoding zinc-finger domain-containing protein, with translation MKNKEIYKELTELNDTYCRDCFVKKHFRKEYGKTVAHSFCITKCTVGEKLRDYGKMLTNESVKINKI, from the coding sequence TTGAAAAACAAGGAGATATATAAAGAATTAACCGAACTGAACGATACGTATTGCCGCGATTGCTTTGTCAAAAAACATTTTCGCAAAGAATATGGAAAAACTGTTGCTCATTCATTTTGCATAACGAAATGTACGGTAGGGGAAAAACTGAGGGATTACGGAAAGATGCTGACAAACGAATCGGTAAAAATTAATAAGATATAG
- the sspL gene encoding small, acid-soluble spore protein L, with protein MAADQSPEDKGKVTGGIPPQGEITGSAHTDPKSELEQKAKKSNTKR; from the coding sequence ATGGCTGCAGACCAAAGCCCAGAAGATAAAGGCAAAGTAACCGGCGGGATCCCTCCACAAGGAGAAATTACAGGAAGTGCACATACCGATCCCAAAAGTGAGTTGGAGCAAAAAGCAAAAAAAAGCAATACGAAGCGTTAA
- the cspD gene encoding cold-shock protein CspD: MQNGKVKWFNNEKGFGFIEVEGGDDVFVHFTAIEGEGYKSLEEGQEVSFEIVEGNRGPQASNVVKL, encoded by the coding sequence TAAAGTAAAATGGTTCAACAATGAAAAAGGTTTCGGATTTATTGAAGTTGAAGGCGGAGATGACGTATTCGTACATTTCACTGCTATTGAAGGTGAAGGATACAAATCATTAGAAGAAGGACAAGAGGTTTCTTTTGAGATCGTTGAAGGGAATCGTGGCCCTCAAGCATCTAATGTAGTAAAGCTTTAA
- a CDS encoding DUF2533 family protein — protein sequence MAEVHAAITAHSTRQNKIVRTFFLLDQKREAAIEEAIRKCKRKESFTVDQINEITIEMRKLSSTGIVPVRQLVTKEMVAEYVNQKQ from the coding sequence ATGGCAGAAGTACATGCTGCAATTACCGCACATTCAACTCGTCAAAACAAAATTGTCCGAACATTTTTTCTGCTTGATCAAAAAAGAGAGGCAGCGATTGAAGAAGCGATCAGAAAATGCAAACGAAAGGAAAGCTTCACAGTTGATCAGATCAATGAGATTACGATAGAGATGAGAAAGCTTTCCTCAACCGGAATCGTCCCTGTCAGACAATTGGTAACAAAAGAAATGGTGGCTGAGTACGTTAATCAAAAGCAATGA
- a CDS encoding type III polyketide synthase has translation MSYVLSIGTSLPDYQLSQSDAIQFAREMFKDSFQDIERLLKSFTNGDIESRQFVKPLEWYFANHSFQEKNRVYIEMALKHSIDAVQACLTNERLGQTVLPEQIDAIIFVSSTGLSTPSIEAKLMNALPFRKSTKRMPLWGLGCAGGASGLSRAHEYCQAFPEAFVLVIAVELCSLTFQQGDKSKSNLIGTSLFGDGIACALLCGDEARRNLDCNSLFPKILNTQSMLMEHSEDVMGWEFTDEGFKVIFSRDIPAIIQQWLKRNVDTFLEQNQLEINKIGPFLAHPGGKKVLDAYKKSLSMSDSQLEFSKRVLAKHGNMSSSTVFFVLEEHARRNKIGIEKYGLIGALGPGFSSELLLVSWERVEA, from the coding sequence ATGAGCTATGTGCTTTCCATCGGGACAAGTCTGCCAGACTATCAGTTGAGCCAGTCCGATGCAATTCAATTTGCAAGAGAAATGTTTAAAGATTCGTTTCAAGATATAGAACGGCTGCTGAAATCCTTTACTAATGGAGATATAGAAAGCAGGCAGTTTGTTAAACCGCTAGAATGGTATTTCGCGAATCATTCATTTCAAGAAAAAAACCGCGTATACATAGAAATGGCGCTAAAGCACAGCATAGATGCCGTTCAAGCTTGCTTAACGAACGAGCGTCTTGGACAGACAGTTTTGCCGGAACAAATTGATGCAATTATTTTTGTCAGCTCGACAGGCTTATCCACTCCAAGCATTGAGGCGAAGCTTATGAATGCGCTCCCTTTTCGCAAATCGACAAAAAGAATGCCTTTATGGGGATTGGGGTGCGCTGGCGGTGCATCCGGACTTTCAAGAGCACATGAATATTGTCAGGCGTTTCCGGAAGCATTTGTATTAGTCATTGCTGTTGAGCTTTGCAGTTTAACCTTCCAGCAAGGGGATAAAAGCAAAAGCAACTTAATCGGGACATCATTATTTGGCGACGGGATTGCCTGTGCTCTGTTGTGCGGAGATGAAGCCAGGCGAAATCTTGACTGCAATTCCTTATTTCCTAAAATTCTTAATACACAATCGATGCTAATGGAGCATTCAGAGGACGTGATGGGCTGGGAATTTACCGACGAAGGCTTTAAAGTCATTTTCTCACGAGATATACCTGCGATCATTCAACAATGGCTAAAAAGAAATGTCGACACTTTTTTAGAGCAAAATCAGCTGGAGATAAATAAAATCGGTCCATTTCTCGCTCATCCCGGCGGCAAAAAAGTATTAGATGCTTATAAGAAAAGCCTATCCATGTCAGACAGCCAGCTTGAGTTCTCGAAACGAGTATTGGCGAAGCATGGCAATATGTCGTCTTCCACTGTTTTTTTTGTGTTGGAAGAGCATGCCCGCCGAAATAAAATAGGCATAGAGAAATATGGATTAATCGGTGCTCTTGGTCCGGGATTTTCTTCAGAGCTGCTGCTTGTCTCATGGGAAAGGGTGGAAGCTTAA
- a CDS encoding xanthine phosphoribosyltransferase has translation MKMLKDKIAAEGIVLSDEILKVDSFLNHQIDPVLMYQIGKEFAKRFQEEPITKIVTIESSGIAPAVMAGLVLGVPVIFARKRQSLTLNENLLTATVYSFTKHTESTIAISGSYLNQEDHVLIIDDFLANGEAANGLAGIINQSEASLAGIGIVIEKSFQQGRKKLEEQGIKVESLARVNSLTNGIVDFLN, from the coding sequence ATGAAAATGTTAAAGGATAAAATAGCTGCGGAAGGGATTGTTCTTTCCGATGAGATTTTAAAAGTCGACTCGTTTTTAAACCACCAAATCGATCCCGTCCTAATGTACCAAATAGGGAAGGAGTTTGCCAAAAGGTTTCAAGAGGAGCCGATTACAAAAATTGTGACGATTGAGTCTTCAGGCATTGCTCCTGCAGTTATGGCCGGACTAGTCCTCGGCGTACCTGTTATTTTTGCACGTAAGCGGCAGTCTCTTACACTAAACGAAAATTTGCTCACAGCCACCGTCTATTCATTTACTAAGCATACGGAGTCGACCATTGCGATCTCAGGCAGCTATTTAAATCAGGAGGATCATGTATTAATCATTGATGACTTTTTAGCCAATGGCGAAGCTGCCAATGGGTTGGCAGGTATTATTAATCAATCAGAAGCAAGCTTAGCGGGAATAGGAATTGTGATTGAAAAATCATTTCAACAAGGAAGAAAAAAGCTTGAGGAACAAGGAATAAAGGTCGAATCGCTCGCAAGGGTCAACTCACTTACTAATGGTATAGTCGATTTCCTCAACTGA
- a CDS encoding isoprenylcysteine carboxyl methyltransferase family protein, giving the protein MFWLMISILLLQRVSELFLANRNENTVKKLGAVEYGRKHYPFLVSMHGLFFLCFMLEVNLLERTLSGWWGILLPFICLVQLIRYWAIFSLGFYWNTKIFVIPDAELCSKGPYKWSRHPNYIVVALEFILLPLLYNAYVTAFMFTVLNACMMRIRIQEEEKALQLNRN; this is encoded by the coding sequence ATGTTTTGGCTGATGATAAGTATTCTTCTTCTGCAAAGAGTCAGTGAGCTCTTTCTGGCAAATCGAAATGAAAACACCGTCAAAAAATTAGGTGCGGTTGAGTATGGAAGGAAGCATTATCCGTTCCTAGTCAGCATGCATGGTTTATTTTTTCTTTGCTTTATGCTCGAGGTTAATTTGTTGGAGCGGACATTGTCCGGCTGGTGGGGAATTTTGCTGCCTTTTATTTGCCTCGTACAGCTGATTAGATACTGGGCAATTTTCTCACTGGGATTTTACTGGAATACGAAAATTTTTGTTATTCCGGACGCTGAACTTTGTAGCAAAGGCCCTTATAAATGGAGCAGGCATCCAAATTATATCGTCGTTGCTCTGGAATTTATTTTGCTGCCTTTGCTGTATAATGCATATGTCACCGCTTTTATGTTTACCGTATTAAACGCATGTATGATGAGAATAAGAATCCAAGAAGAAGAAAAAGCATTGCAGCTGAATAGGAATTAA
- a CDS encoding dynamin family protein yields MTNTRTEDALAWKTGILYDELINNGDHERAKQLGFIMNKESSREIYIAFAGHYSAGKSSLINSLLNENVLPSGPIPTSANLVKVKKGEPQVTLFTSDGECFGMKGRYEKEKVQAYCKNGAQAEIVEISGEFAALGDRAVMIDTPGIDSTDHTHFAHAKSILYQADALFYVVHYNHVHSEENIRFLHYIQDKIPSIYFIVNQVDRHDESETSFEAYKNQVIDMLRNEGIKKEHLFFTSVTEPDFPLNEMENLKKELSIVQNQTDEKRRFYTETKITNVLNEHIEQVLQTDGNLEELQKQITDIKKQLEAIEEKLDDVSSNAADTYELLKAEANKVISNANLTPFELREKASMYLESLLPNFKKGLFFSKAKTSAEKQARFENLFAELKERVRAEMDWHLVDLLKNAMESYYVRDEQLKAKVISYETEVLKSDLLKAVTPGTHVSSEYVMNYSSELADILKRKGKHAVNDLLNSFNEHASSKIREKSTLLNNEWLHNKGKLEEMEAAFQRQMELKEKSTNILDVWNNPLESIPDMNPRWFQTNYRLTNIPESEKNVPVVKHHEPVHERGHIKESENKQLPVQNYLNLFENLACSIAEVDLIKSQWTNFYQKTERLKTKQFTIALFGAFSAGKSSFANALLGEKILPSSPTPTTATINKIVKPVHSHQNRTAEIVFKSVEEIEQELVNLTDGKFSPEKKRSFEESVSRLIKQRKLSTDQNTIVSNFLTAFQAFKEPISNNKKLIVNTGELFPFVADEHVSCAVKEVTVYISAPITEKGIKLVDTPGASSINKRHTEAAFQYMSEADAIVYVTYYQHSFSRADRSFIRKLGLVQDSLGSDKMFFVINASDLAQNEEELDIVLHYVKGELGKEGISQANLYPVSSKHMLEGTNADSVNQFRELESHLYQFIEQDLARASIEQLIKDGKNMCETVFRLNDSLNKSEEDKRAEIINMKEQLAQLAQHAEMLRKSTIIKELAIKDMSEQLYHIQRRISFFANDLIKSEFHPGMQNGSWQENCKSALRRCISAYESEFYQEMKAFELRLNAFFEKHVDAEWIQALQWKAESFEVSFFSITLEPRTLQQNSSLQMIEPTVEITEIEEVLKMIKSPRSFLDLKGKALFVEALREKLSLAAGQWIQEAKLSIADELAKRTEHLQAELAKEAYRQMNEQASSYEKAIEDIKEAKTLKQAASFCKSWLEKLRQMHVNA; encoded by the coding sequence ATGACAAATACGCGTACAGAGGATGCGCTCGCATGGAAAACAGGCATCCTTTATGACGAGCTAATAAATAACGGAGATCACGAACGTGCCAAACAGCTCGGATTCATCATGAATAAAGAAAGCAGCCGGGAAATTTATATTGCTTTTGCTGGGCATTATTCTGCCGGTAAATCTTCACTGATCAATTCTCTGCTGAATGAAAATGTTTTGCCTTCTGGTCCGATTCCGACAAGTGCTAATCTGGTAAAGGTAAAAAAGGGGGAGCCGCAGGTTACTCTTTTTACGTCTGACGGAGAATGCTTCGGCATGAAAGGCCGCTATGAAAAAGAAAAGGTTCAAGCGTATTGCAAAAATGGAGCACAGGCCGAAATTGTCGAGATTTCCGGAGAATTTGCAGCTTTGGGTGATCGAGCGGTGATGATTGATACGCCTGGAATTGACTCGACTGACCACACTCATTTTGCTCATGCCAAATCAATTTTATATCAAGCAGATGCACTGTTCTATGTTGTCCACTACAATCATGTTCATTCCGAAGAAAACATCAGGTTTTTACACTACATTCAAGACAAAATTCCAAGTATCTATTTTATTGTAAATCAAGTCGATCGCCATGACGAGAGCGAAACTTCCTTCGAAGCTTATAAAAATCAAGTGATTGATATGCTTAGGAACGAAGGTATAAAGAAAGAACATCTGTTTTTCACGTCAGTAACCGAACCGGATTTTCCCTTAAATGAAATGGAAAATCTAAAAAAAGAGCTTTCCATCGTCCAGAATCAAACGGATGAAAAAAGGCGCTTCTATACAGAGACGAAAATAACGAATGTTCTTAATGAACATATCGAGCAGGTACTTCAGACGGATGGGAATCTGGAGGAGCTTCAAAAGCAGATCACCGACATAAAGAAGCAATTAGAAGCAATTGAAGAAAAATTGGATGATGTATCAAGTAATGCTGCCGATACATACGAGTTGTTAAAGGCTGAAGCAAACAAAGTCATCAGCAATGCAAATCTTACACCTTTTGAACTGAGGGAAAAAGCAAGCATGTATCTTGAATCGCTGTTGCCGAATTTCAAAAAAGGGTTGTTCTTCTCGAAAGCTAAAACGTCAGCAGAAAAACAGGCGAGATTTGAAAACCTTTTTGCAGAGTTGAAGGAACGCGTCCGTGCAGAAATGGATTGGCACCTGGTCGATCTATTGAAAAATGCAATGGAAAGCTATTACGTTAGAGATGAACAATTGAAAGCAAAAGTGATTTCATACGAAACAGAGGTTTTAAAAAGCGATCTTTTAAAAGCGGTTACACCTGGGACTCACGTTTCGAGTGAATATGTGATGAATTATTCAAGTGAACTCGCCGACATTTTGAAGAGGAAAGGAAAACATGCTGTAAACGATTTGTTAAACAGCTTCAATGAGCATGCATCCAGCAAAATAAGGGAGAAATCCACATTATTAAATAATGAGTGGCTGCATAACAAAGGCAAGCTGGAAGAAATGGAAGCAGCGTTTCAACGTCAAATGGAGTTGAAGGAGAAAAGCACGAACATTTTGGATGTATGGAATAACCCATTAGAAAGTATTCCTGATATGAATCCACGTTGGTTCCAAACCAATTATCGTCTAACAAATATACCAGAGTCGGAAAAAAATGTTCCGGTAGTTAAGCATCATGAACCGGTGCATGAACGAGGACACATCAAAGAGAGTGAAAATAAGCAGCTTCCTGTTCAAAACTATCTTAATTTATTCGAAAATCTGGCGTGTTCAATAGCGGAAGTTGACCTTATCAAGAGCCAATGGACGAACTTTTATCAGAAAACAGAGCGGCTCAAGACGAAACAGTTTACGATCGCGTTATTTGGTGCCTTCAGTGCAGGGAAATCCTCTTTTGCCAATGCGCTGCTCGGAGAAAAAATTCTACCTTCGTCTCCGACTCCGACGACAGCAACGATAAACAAGATCGTCAAGCCTGTTCATTCTCATCAGAATAGAACGGCAGAGATTGTATTCAAATCAGTCGAAGAAATAGAGCAAGAACTGGTGAATCTGACAGATGGGAAGTTTTCCCCTGAAAAAAAGCGCTCATTTGAAGAGAGTGTAAGCCGATTGATAAAACAACGCAAGCTTTCAACCGATCAAAATACTATCGTTTCAAACTTTCTTACTGCCTTTCAAGCGTTTAAGGAGCCGATTTCAAACAACAAGAAATTGATTGTAAATACAGGGGAGCTCTTTCCATTTGTGGCAGATGAACACGTATCCTGTGCCGTAAAAGAAGTCACAGTTTACATATCAGCTCCGATTACTGAAAAAGGAATTAAACTCGTTGATACCCCGGGAGCAAGCAGTATAAATAAACGCCACACAGAAGCAGCCTTTCAGTATATGAGTGAAGCGGATGCTATCGTTTATGTAACGTATTATCAGCATTCCTTTTCAAGAGCGGATCGTTCATTTATCAGGAAGCTTGGTCTCGTACAGGATTCATTAGGCTCGGACAAAATGTTTTTTGTCATTAATGCATCAGACCTCGCCCAAAATGAAGAGGAATTGGACATCGTATTGCATTATGTCAAAGGCGAGTTGGGTAAAGAAGGGATATCCCAAGCAAATCTTTACCCGGTATCAAGCAAGCACATGTTAGAGGGGACAAATGCGGATTCTGTCAATCAATTTCGTGAACTCGAGTCCCATCTTTACCAATTTATCGAGCAAGATTTGGCAAGAGCTTCAATCGAACAATTGATAAAAGACGGTAAGAACATGTGCGAAACGGTTTTTCGCTTGAATGATTCTCTAAATAAATCCGAAGAAGATAAACGAGCTGAAATAATAAACATGAAAGAGCAGCTCGCTCAATTGGCTCAACATGCAGAAATGCTAAGGAAGTCTACAATTATAAAAGAGCTGGCAATTAAGGATATGAGCGAGCAGCTTTACCATATCCAGCGCAGAATTTCATTTTTTGCGAATGATCTTATCAAATCTGAATTTCATCCAGGCATGCAAAACGGCAGCTGGCAGGAAAATTGTAAAAGCGCATTGAGAAGATGCATCTCAGCATACGAATCAGAGTTTTATCAGGAAATGAAAGCTTTCGAACTTCGGCTGAATGCATTTTTTGAAAAACATGTTGATGCTGAGTGGATTCAAGCATTACAATGGAAGGCAGAAAGCTTTGAGGTATCTTTCTTTTCGATCACTCTTGAACCCAGAACCCTTCAGCAGAACAGCTCGTTGCAAATGATTGAGCCAACTGTTGAAATAACAGAGATAGAAGAAGTGTTAAAAATGATCAAAAGCCCGAGGTCATTTTTGGATCTGAAAGGGAAAGCTTTGTTTGTCGAGGCTCTACGCGAGAAGCTGTCACTTGCCGCAGGACAGTGGATTCAAGAAGCAAAACTGTCTATTGCGGATGAATTAGCTAAGCGGACTGAGCATTTGCAAGCAGAACTTGCGAAAGAAGCTTACCGGCAAATGAACGAGCAAGCCTCATCTTATGAAAAAGCAATCGAAGATATAAAAGAAGCAAAAACGTTAAAGCAAGCCGCATCATTTTGCAAGTCATGGCTGGAAAAGCTCCGACAGATGCACGTAAACGCGTAA
- a CDS encoding reverse transcriptase-like protein has protein sequence MKLRISIVLKIPGVEPIPFTADEWLETEDALAAAAALSKKHRLDHLTFEDEKGAVWTVKELEKLKEELADEPDEITIFFDGSYDKESGLAGVGYAIYFKQHGERFRIRKNKSIYVDTNNEAEYAGLYEALEELKAIGTSRNSVTIKGDSLVVLNQLKGDWPCYDKVHSRWLDRIENCIESMRISPAYEVIPRKENSEADDLAKKSINQIYIKSRIKIEENIGDGEN, from the coding sequence ATGAAGCTCCGAATAAGCATAGTGCTAAAAATTCCCGGGGTGGAACCGATCCCGTTTACAGCAGATGAATGGCTGGAAACAGAGGATGCGTTAGCTGCGGCTGCCGCTCTTTCAAAAAAACATAGGCTTGATCACCTGACCTTTGAAGATGAAAAAGGCGCGGTATGGACCGTTAAAGAGCTGGAAAAGCTAAAAGAGGAATTAGCAGACGAACCTGATGAGATCACAATTTTCTTTGATGGAAGCTATGACAAAGAAAGCGGGCTTGCCGGAGTTGGATACGCCATCTACTTTAAGCAGCATGGTGAAAGGTTTCGGATTCGCAAAAATAAAAGCATTTATGTCGATACGAATAATGAAGCAGAGTATGCTGGATTATATGAAGCGTTAGAGGAACTTAAAGCCATTGGCACGAGCAGGAATTCTGTTACGATTAAAGGGGATTCTCTTGTCGTATTGAATCAGTTAAAAGGTGACTGGCCCTGTTATGACAAGGTTCATTCCAGGTGGCTGGACCGTATAGAAAATTGCATCGAATCTATGCGGATCAGTCCAGCATACGAGGTAATACCAAGAAAAGAAAACAGTGAGGCTGACGATCTGGCAAAAAAAAGCATCAACCAAATCTACATTAAAAGCCGTATTAAAATAGAGGAAAACATTGGAGATGGTGAAAATTGA